In the genome of Polaribacter sp. MED152, one region contains:
- the gldN gene encoding gliding motility protein GldN: MVRNCILVFLFCLSASFVNAQANVLNAKSAGEIGKRSTERLEADNDGPIPYGYVDDRDIMWSKVVWEFVDLNQKINLPYYFPIDTTSISSDRRSLFDTLIKGIRQGKIKEAYTDSFFTSKITQDEIETRLVNIRDENGYVDTFNLQTEDVAGYMLKGMWYFDKRQGEMKYRLLALAPMGKDVQTLGVENIEDDNLYELFWIFFPDAREVLHDSKVFNPMNAAQPISYDHLLNARRFNSVIVREENIYGNRAIEDYIRGNSLFQLLEANKIKEDIRNREIDMWNY; encoded by the coding sequence ATGGTTAGAAATTGCATACTAGTATTTCTTTTCTGTCTTTCAGCAAGTTTTGTAAACGCACAAGCTAATGTGTTAAATGCAAAATCTGCTGGTGAAATAGGAAAAAGAAGTACAGAAAGATTAGAGGCAGATAATGATGGCCCAATACCTTATGGGTATGTAGATGATAGAGATATCATGTGGTCTAAAGTGGTTTGGGAATTTGTAGATTTAAATCAAAAGATAAACTTACCTTATTATTTTCCAATAGATACAACAAGTATTTCTTCAGATAGAAGATCATTGTTCGATACTTTAATTAAAGGTATCAGACAAGGTAAAATTAAAGAAGCCTACACAGATTCTTTCTTCACTTCTAAAATTACTCAAGACGAAATTGAAACTCGTTTGGTAAATATTAGAGATGAAAATGGTTATGTAGACACTTTTAACCTTCAAACAGAAGACGTTGCTGGTTACATGCTAAAAGGTATGTGGTATTTTGATAAGCGTCAAGGAGAAATGAAATATCGTTTATTGGCTTTGGCACCTATGGGTAAAGATGTACAAACTTTAGGAGTAGAGAATATAGAAGACGATAATCTATACGAGTTATTCTGGATTTTCTTTCCAGATGCAAGAGAGGTATTGCACGATTCTAAGGTTTTCAATCCTATGAATGCAGCACAACCAATTTCTTATGATCACCTTTTAAATGCAAGACGATTTAACTCAGTAATTGTTAGAGAAGAAAATATTTATGGTAATCGAGCCATAGAAGATTATATTCGAGGCAATTCTTTATTTCAATTGTTAGAAGCTAATAAGATTAAAGAAGACATCAGAAATCGAGAAATAGACATGTGGAACTACTAA